The DNA region CGCTTTTTCGACGGCTTTCGGTGTCCTTCTCGGAAAGGTCATGCTTTTTTTCAAAGTCAGGATAAACCCCCTGATAGGAGCCGCGGGTTTGTCGTCTTTTCCAATGTCAGCAAGACTCGTCCATCAGATAGGGCAGGAAGCGGACAAAACAAATTACCTTCTTATGCACGCCGCTTCGGCAAACGTGGCAGGCCAGCTCGCTTCTGTCATAGCCGGAGGAGTACTCATAGACATGGTTTTAAAATATGCCCCGACCTCTGATTTTACGGGATCTAACCTTGCTGTGGCTTTAAAAATCCTCGCTCTCGGAATGTTGAGGGTCTTTTTTATTATGGCTGTTGTAAGTTTACTGATTTACGGAACGAGATTGGTGTTCAGATCTAAGGAAGATTAAGCAGTCAGGATTTTATATATCATATTTTCAGCTTTTTAATTTTGTAATATTTAAGGAGGCGTCATGAAAAGTATCTTTTTTCTGATGATTTTTGTTTTCGCTTCAGTTCAGGCGGATCCGCCGGCCAGTTTCGATCTGAGAAACTATGGAGGGATAAATTATGTAACCTCGGTGAAAAATCAGCAGGGTGGAACATGCTGGACGCATGGTGCCATGGCTTCTATTGAAGGCAATCTGCTGATAACGGGAGCGTGGACAGCCGCAGGCGACACCGGCGAACCGAATCTCGCCGAGTATCACCTCGACTGGTGGAATGGTTTCAATCAGTGGAACAACGACGACATAGATCCTCCCACAGGAAGCGGACTGATTGTTCACGAAGGCGGAGACTACATGGTGACAACCGCTTATCTGAGCAGAGGAGAAGGTGCGGTCAGGGACATTGACGGACAGTCTTATTCATCAGCTCCCCAGAGAAGACTCGACACATACAGGTATTATTATCCGAGACAGGTTTGGTGGCTGACGGCGGGGGAAAATCTCGAGAACATAAACGCGATCAAAGAAGCTGTTATGACTTACGGCGTTCTGGGAACGTGTATGTGCTACAATTCGTCATACATTTCGAATTATATCCACTACCAGCCTCCGACGAGCACGGAAATGCCCAACCACGCTGTGGCCATAATCGGATGGGACGACAACTTGAGCACCCAGGCGCCTCTGCCGGGAGCGTGGCTCGTCAAAAACAGTTGGGGCCCGTCATGGGGAAACGACGGATTTTTCTGGATATCATATTACGACAAATACAGTTGCCAGGAACCTCAGATGGGCGCGGTTTCTTTTCAGCATGTGGAAGTGATGAAATACGACACGATATATTATCACGATTACCATGGCTGGAGAGACACCAAAACCGACTGTTCGGAAGCTTTTAACGTGTTTGTCGCGAACGGCGATCACTCAATAACCGGAGTGAGCTTTTTTGCAGCCGCAGACAGCGCTGAATACACAATAAGAATTTATGAAAGTTTTGACGGATCGCAGCTTTCGGGAATTCTCGCGGAAGAAACAGGAATTTGCGAAAGAAAAGGTTTTTACACAGTTGATCTCGATTCCGCACCGTCTTTTCTCGAAGGAGACACTTTTTATGCCTATCTCAGTCTTTCCGAGGGCGGGCAGCCGTACGACAGAACTTCAGACGTGCCTGTCCTTCTCGGAGCGAGTTACAGGACGGTTGTTCAGTCTTCGGCTGATCCGAATGAAAGTTATTACAAAGAGGGAGGGCAATGGCACGACCTCTATAACTGGGCTGGCAACCCCTATCCTCAGACCGGAAATTTCTGCATAAAAGCGTGTGCGATGGAAATGGGTATAAAAGTGACGCCGGATACAGATTCAAAATCACAGGGTCTTCCAGGAGGACCATTTTCTCCTGATCAATTCCAGTACGACATCACTTACAACGGTTCAGGTCAGATAGATTACACTGTCGGGGTAAGTTTCAATGCATACTGGCTTAGTGTCACGGGACCGGTTACAGGATCTCTGACAAACACCGACACCGCATCAATCATTTTTTCGATAAATTCGTCGGCGAACAGTCTTCCTGTCGGAGCTTACAGGGCGACGATTCAATTTCAAAATCAGACGAATCAGCTCGGTTCAACTGAGAGAGAAATAATACTCGTCGTAGGAGCAAATCAGACTGTTTATTTCTGGGGTTTTGAGACGAATCCGGGATGGAACTGCGACCTGCAATGGGCGTTCGGCGTTCCGACCGGCCAGGGAGGACAACACGGAAATCCCGACCCGACTTCAGGTTACACGGGCAACAATGTTTACGGATACAATCTAAACGGCGATTATGCAAACAACATGACTGAAAAATACCTGGCGACAAACGCCATTGACCTGACCGGCGTGTACAACACTGAGCTTAGATTTTACAGATGGCTCGGCGTCGAACAATCTTCATACGATCACGCGAAAATACAAGTCAAGGCAGGATCCGGAAGCTGGTTTACTATATGGGAGAATCCCGACAGCGAAACAGCAGACAACGCGTGGAATCAATTCAGCTACGACATATCACAGGTTGCCGACGATCAGAGCGAAGTTTACCTGAGATGGGTCATGGGTACGACAGACGGAGGATGGGTTTATTGCGGCTGGAACATTGACGATGTCGAGATACTCGGCGTCAGCGAATCTTCTATCGAAGAAAATCCCTCTGCCGGTTATGAGGGAGATTTTTCTTTCTCGCTGTCTAACTCATTTGGCAGAGGGACCGATATTTTCTACGTTTTACCTTCAGACGGCGACGTCGGAATAAGAGTTTACGACGCGACCGGAAGAGTGGTCGCTGTTTTGACTGAATCTTATAAACCCGCCGGTTGTCATTCTCTGTCATGGGCAGGAACTGACGGCGAAGGTAAGTTCATCTCGAACGGAGTTTATTTCATAAACATAGAAACTCGGGACAATTCAGCTACAAGAAAAATGATTTTGACAAGGTAAACCGGGAAAGACAAAAAACTTTAATAAAAAAGGTAAGAAGGGGTAATTATTATCCCTTCTTATATTGTGTATATATGAATTTTATATCAATTCAGACAGAACAGACCACTTCAATAACAGATCTGGCTCTGTCGGCAATAAGCGCAGTATTTTGTGCATATTTTTTATTTGAACACGTAAAAATGAAAAACAGGCAACCATTGCTGTGGTCGTCGGTTTTTTTTCTTCTGTTCGTGGCTTCATCGCTGGGCGCAATGCTTCACGGAATAATCTGGGATGAAAACGCGAAGTTTAATTTTTGGATTCCGATAAAAGCTTCGTTGGCTTTGTCAATATCCCTTTTCGCTTTGGCGGCTTATTGTGATTTATTCAGAAGAAGGATAAGATTTTTGTCATTTTCGATTGCTGTATTAACTGCGTTGACGTGCGGTGCGATTTCTTTTTTACATAATACAAACGACATAATAATGAAAGTATTTCAGCTCACGGCTCTTGTTTTTTCTTTCACGGTTTATTTGTATCTGATTTTAAGAAATAGAAATTACAGTTCAGTTTACATGATAGCCGGAATATTAATCACATTGACAGCCGCGCTGATTCAGTTTTCGGGAAACTTTTCTGTTATGTTTTTATGGCAATTCGATCACAACGGAATATTTCATTTGGTTCAGGTTCCCGGACTGTTTTTTATTTTTTTCGGAGCGAAACTGTCGTTGAGAAAAAAATATCTAACTTACTCAAAAGAAGTTAAATAAACAGTTCTTTTATTTTTTTGTTGTATTTTTACTGTAAAAAACCCTTAAAATTTTTGTGTGGATATCTGACTTCGGGCATGTCAGTAAATATCGAAATATTGAGCCCAAGTAAGTCACAAAATTGCAACGAATAGCGTATAGCTCGAACAAGCGTTACATGCGCTTGAAATGTTGAACCGATGAAACATGTGCAGATAAACAAAGTATTCACCGCGCTGTGTTGACAAAATTGTGGATAACTTAGAGTTTTTTGGCTTGAAAAATGCATAAGAACTTATCTGATATAAAGATGAATTTAAATGATAATCATTTATAGTATAATAATTATGTCTTTTCCGTTTAAAAAAATCAATCAATATAAAATCACGGCTCAGTCTTAATGCGTTTCAATTCTATGGATTAATGAATTAGTTTGTAAACATTGACCAATGAGAAATTTCGATTATCTTTGAAATTTATATGAATATAGGGTACCCTTGCATAAACCGAAGTATTGACTGTACTTCAAATTCAACTTTCAGACTTCGAAATTTCACAAAAGAAAATTTAATTGCAAAAGTAGAAAACAACATCTGTTGTCTGAAAAAAATATTGGGATTCAACGCTGATAAAGGATTGTTATTTTTCAGAATAAGTTCCGACTTGGTGCCTTTTGCATCGCATCCGGTCATGGAGTTTGACTGGCTCAATCATTTTAAAGACGAATTGAAAAGCTTGGGATCGTTTATAAGAAAGAACAGAATGAGAATTTCAATGCATCCCGACCAGTTCACTATAATAAACGCGAGAGACAGCAAAATTGTCAAAAGAAGCATCGAAGAACTCGAATATCACTGCGATTTGCTCGATTCGCTCGGTCTCGATTCTACGGCGAAGATACAGATTCACGTGGGAGGAGTCTATGACGATAAGACAGCTTCAAAATTGCGATTTGCCGAAAATTACTTAGAATTACCAGAAAAGATCAAAAAGCGTTTGGTAATCGAAAACGACGACAGACATTACGGATTGAAGGACTGTATGGAAATATACGACAAAATCCGAGTTCCAGTTCTTTTTGATGTGTTTCATCACGAGGTCTGCAACTCCGGCGAGATTCTTTCGGAAGCTCTTGAAAAATCCGCCAAAACATGGAGTAAGAAAAACGGCACCCCTATGATTGATTACAGTTCCCAGAAAAGAGGATCGAGAAAAGGGTCGCACGCTGAGACGCTTGAAAAGAATCATTTCGTCAAGTTTTTAAAGGACTCGGATGGATTCGATTTTGATCTCATGCTCGAGATAAAGGACAAGGAAAAAAGCGCCATAAAAGCTTTAAAACTTGTAAATGAAAAAAGGAGATAAAAATGAATAAAACCAGTTTTCTAAAACTCGCCATTTCGATAATTCTCCCTCAGCTCGCGGGTATAATCGGCTCTTTTTTCACGATGAAGAACATTCCCGGCTGGTATGCCGGACTTAACAAGCCTTCCTTCAATCCCCCAAACTGGTTGTTCGGACCGGTGTGGACTACTCTGTATCTGATGATGGGTGTTTCTTTTTTCATTGTATGGGCTTATCATACCCGAAGTTCATTTTACAAACCTGCGATTACAGTGTTTCTGATACAGCTCTTTTTGAACTTGCTTTGGTCTTTCCTTTTCTTTGGTCTGAAAAACCCTCTCGCGGGTCTTGTCGAAATATTTTTCCTTTGGACGGCCATTCTTTTGACTATCATCCTTTTTTTCAAAATCTCAAAAACAGCCTCAATTCTTCTGATTCCCTATTTACTGTGGGTCTCTTTCGCCTCGGTTTTGAATTACTTCTTGTATAAATTGAATTGAAGTTCAAATATGCTTTATCCTAATTGCTTATGAAAAACACTTTTTTAGCCAGGGTTGATATTCCGCAATCCAAACTTATTATGTAAGTTCCGCAAGATATTTTTTGTCCCTGAACGTCTCTGCCGTTCCAGGGAAAATGGTATTCTCCTTCCGGAAGGTTTTCGCCTATAGAAAGAATTTCCCTGCCGGTCAAATCGAAAATTTTGACATTGCCGGTTATACCCTTCGGGATTTCAAATCTGATGTCCAGACAATCTCTGAAAATCGAAGGAGAACTCAGTATTATTTGAAATTCAAAGGGAAATTGTCCGGTTTCTTCAACTCCTACTGAAAAGTAATCCATAATTCTTCTCATGACCGTATCAGGGGGGGCAAAAAGAGTAGTTCCATATATCGCTTCAAATCCGAAACCGAAGAAAACCAGTTCATAATTTCCGCTGTAACCGACGGCTGCCATTGATGAAGAATTCCAATACTGAAAAAGACCTGTGCCGCCGTTAATGGGATTCAGATCGTCCCTTGAGTTCTGATTGGAGGGCTGGCCGCCTGAAGTCCTTATCTGGAGTCCGTCGAAAATGCTTCCGGATATTCCGTCGCAAGCCTGTGTATTTGTGTTGCCCAGCCAGAAACAGTGAAGATATTCGGATAAAAATTGCTGACCCTGAAGGTTTTCCGCTATGTTCTGACCTGTGAGAAACAATTTCTTTCCGGAATCCAGAAACATGGATAGGTCCGATACGTCGTCGGGAGTTATTACGGCTGAGTCTGCATCTCCCGTAAACCAGACAACCACTTCGTAGTCGAGTATCAGGTTACCGATAGGACCCTCTGTGAACCTG from candidate division WOR-3 bacterium includes:
- a CDS encoding T9SS type A sorting domain-containing protein, which encodes MKSIFFLMIFVFASVQADPPASFDLRNYGGINYVTSVKNQQGGTCWTHGAMASIEGNLLITGAWTAAGDTGEPNLAEYHLDWWNGFNQWNNDDIDPPTGSGLIVHEGGDYMVTTAYLSRGEGAVRDIDGQSYSSAPQRRLDTYRYYYPRQVWWLTAGENLENINAIKEAVMTYGVLGTCMCYNSSYISNYIHYQPPTSTEMPNHAVAIIGWDDNLSTQAPLPGAWLVKNSWGPSWGNDGFFWISYYDKYSCQEPQMGAVSFQHVEVMKYDTIYYHDYHGWRDTKTDCSEAFNVFVANGDHSITGVSFFAAADSAEYTIRIYESFDGSQLSGILAEETGICERKGFYTVDLDSAPSFLEGDTFYAYLSLSEGGQPYDRTSDVPVLLGASYRTVVQSSADPNESYYKEGGQWHDLYNWAGNPYPQTGNFCIKACAMEMGIKVTPDTDSKSQGLPGGPFSPDQFQYDITYNGSGQIDYTVGVSFNAYWLSVTGPVTGSLTNTDTASIIFSINSSANSLPVGAYRATIQFQNQTNQLGSTEREIILVVGANQTVYFWGFETNPGWNCDLQWAFGVPTGQGGQHGNPDPTSGYTGNNVYGYNLNGDYANNMTEKYLATNAIDLTGVYNTELRFYRWLGVEQSSYDHAKIQVKAGSGSWFTIWENPDSETADNAWNQFSYDISQVADDQSEVYLRWVMGTTDGGWVYCGWNIDDVEILGVSESSIEENPSAGYEGDFSFSLSNSFGRGTDIFYVLPSDGDVGIRVYDATGRVVAVLTESYKPAGCHSLSWAGTDGEGKFISNGVYFINIETRDNSATRKMILTR
- the uvsE gene encoding UV DNA damage repair endonuclease UvsE: MNIGYPCINRSIDCTSNSTFRLRNFTKENLIAKVENNICCLKKILGFNADKGLLFFRISSDLVPFASHPVMEFDWLNHFKDELKSLGSFIRKNRMRISMHPDQFTIINARDSKIVKRSIEELEYHCDLLDSLGLDSTAKIQIHVGGVYDDKTASKLRFAENYLELPEKIKKRLVIENDDRHYGLKDCMEIYDKIRVPVLFDVFHHEVCNSGEILSEALEKSAKTWSKKNGTPMIDYSSQKRGSRKGSHAETLEKNHFVKFLKDSDGFDFDLMLEIKDKEKSAIKALKLVNEKRR
- a CDS encoding tryptophan-rich sensory protein, which translates into the protein MNKTSFLKLAISIILPQLAGIIGSFFTMKNIPGWYAGLNKPSFNPPNWLFGPVWTTLYLMMGVSFFIVWAYHTRSSFYKPAITVFLIQLFLNLLWSFLFFGLKNPLAGLVEIFFLWTAILLTIILFFKISKTASILLIPYLLWVSFASVLNYFLYKLN